The following is a genomic window from Elaeis guineensis isolate ETL-2024a chromosome 10, EG11, whole genome shotgun sequence.
AAACTCGACTTATGGTACGTTGATCAATGCTTACTGCAAAGCAGGATTGAATAAAGAAGCCCTTCTTTGGCTTGGTCACATGTACAAACAAGGAATGGAACCCGATGAAGTGACAATGGGGATTGTTGTTCAAATGTATAAGCAGGCTGGAGAGTTCCAAAAGGCGGAGCAGTTCTTTAAGAAGTGGTCCATGAATTCTAGTGATACTCCTGAGACTCCGAAATGTTATAGCTTATACACCTACAATACTTTAATTGATACCTATGGAAAGGCAGGGAAGCTTGAAAAAGCTTCAGACACATTTGCTCAAATGTTAAGAGCAGGTATTGTTCCAGATGTTGTTACTTTCAATACAATGATACATGTGTGTGGTAACCATGGTCATTTGAAGAAGTTGCTTCATTGATGGCAATGATGGAGGAACTCCGGTGCCTTCCCAATACGAGAACATATAATATCCTCATCTCACTTTATGTAAAAAGTGGTGATATTGGTCTTGCAGCTAGTTACTTGCTGAAGATGAAGGTGGATGGTCAGGTACCAGATATTGTGAGCTACCGCACACTTTTATATGCATATTCCATAAGGAACATGGTTGGAGAAGCAGAAGCCCTTGTCTTGGAGATGGAAGAGAAGGGCCTTGAGCTTGATGAGTATACACAGTCAGCTTTGACAAGGATGTATATAAATGCCGGGATGCTTGAGCAGTCATGGAAGTGGTTTGAGAGATTTCAAAATACGATGAGCTCGGAATGCTTCTCCGCTGTTATTGATGCATTTGGGGAGCATGGGTACCTTTCTTTAGCAGAGAAGTCGTTCATTTGCTGCTTAGATAAGCAAAAATTGAGTGTTGCTGTGTTCAATGTGATGATTAAAGCATATGGGATAGGGAAGAAGCATGATAAGGCCTGTGATTTGTTTGATAGTATGGAGAACTACAGTATTCTGCCTGACAAGTGCACATATAACTCTCTCATACAGATTCTGTCTGGGGCTGAAATGCCACATAAAGCAGTGTCCTATGTCAGAAAAATGCAAGAGGTTGGTCTGATAAGCGATTGCATTCCATATTCCATGGTAATGACTAGCTTTGCTAAGCTTGGCGAATTGCAGCTAGCAGTGGATCTAATTAATGAAATGATCAGCTTTAGTTTGCATCCTGACATTGTCGTTTTCTCTATTTTGATTAATGGATTTGCTGAAATTGGAAATGTTCAAGAAGCTATGAAATATGTTGAGTTGATGAAGAATGCTGGTTTGGCTGTCAACTCAGTTATCTGCAACTCCTTAATCAAACTCTATACCAAGGTTGGATATCTGCAAGAAGCAAAAGAAATTTCGAACTGGTCAAATCATTGGAGGATGGCCCAGATGTGTACTCTTCAAATTGCATGATTGATCTTTACAGTGAAAATGAAATGGTGGAAGAGGCAGAAGAAATTTTTGACAATTTGAAAAGTAGGGGACAGGCAAATGAGTTCTCTTACTCAAAGATGCTATATTTGTACAAGAAAATTGGGCAATTCAGTAAAGGTTGTAGGATCGCTCAAGAAATGCAAAATTTAGGACTTCTAAATGACACATTAAGCTTCaataatgtgattgggttttaTGCATCTGATGGGAGAATGAAAGAGGTTGTCAAAGCCTTTCAGCATATGTTGGCCTCACATGTACCGCCAAATGATGCTACATTCAAGTCTCTAGGGGTCATTTTGCTCAAGCATGGAGTGTCAAGGGATGCTATTAACCATTTAGAGTTGGTGAGAAAGAAAGATGTCCATATTGGCTCGCTTGAATGGATCAAGACTTTATGTTCTATTATTAGGCTGGATTATACTGTCCTGAAGCTTGATGATAAAACAAAGAGCCATTTTGAAGCAGATTGTTCAGTAAGTGGGTTCAGGAGTGAACTTGGTGGATGTGTGAAGGGATCACTGCATCTCAAACAGTGTTTGTATGGCTGAAAGCTTCAAACTCTTGCAAGACATCCTTGAGTTCTTTTAGAGAATACAAGTCTGTTTTCTGGAAAGAGAAGCACTTGGAGCACTGTTGACAATAATATGGCCTGGTATCTTTGAAGTGGTTACTGGCGTGATGGATCTGCAAGGTTTTGAACTGTTGAACCGAAAATCAAGTTGCGGTTGATTTCTGCAAAAATCAATATGGGGCTTGTTCTAGGTTAGTCTTGATTATCCTTGATAAATGCATCTAATTATCTGAAAATTATTCAGATATATGCTGCATTCTTTATTAACTATttccaacatgcatttaatgtACTGAGGCAGAAGGCTCCT
Proteins encoded in this region:
- the LOC105053421 gene encoding LOW QUALITY PROTEIN: pentatricopeptide repeat-containing protein At1g73710 (The sequence of the model RefSeq protein was modified relative to this genomic sequence to represent the inferred CDS: inserted 3 bases in 3 codons); the encoded protein is MLNSSDCLKGLFPVAHNISGCSLVPKLVLFNYTHRRIAENQILFGNSIRTSVKNGAFRXKLKIEGKNLAERSETKFPARWIDYGGCIPSILQALNTVQDLDEALKPWEGSLNNKERTIILKEQSNWRRAQEIFYWFKKKGCYELNVIHYNIMLRIFGRARRWDLVQKFWSEMKSNRVVAPTNSTYGTLINAYCKAGLNKEALLWLGHMYKQGMEPDEVTMGIVVQMYKQAGEFQKAEQFFKKWSMNSSDTPETPKCYSLYTYNTLIDTYGKAGKLEKASDTFAQMLRAGIVPDVVTFNTMIHVCGNHGXFEEVASLMAMMEELRCLPNTRTYNILISLYVKSGDIGLAASYLLKMKVDGQVPDIVSYRTLLYAYSIRNMVGEAEALVLEMEEKGLELDEYTQSALTRMYINAGMLEQSWKWFERFQNTMSSECFSAVIDAFGEHGYLSLAEKSFICCLDKQKLSVAVFNVMIKAYGIGKKHDKACDLFDSMENYSILPDKCTYNSLIQILSGAEMPHKAVSYVRKMQEVGLISDCIPYSMVMTSFAKLGELQLAVDLINEMISFSLHPDIVVFSILINGFAEIGNVQEAMKYVELMKNAGLAVNSVICNSLIKLYTKVGYLQEAKEXFELVKSLEDGPDVYSSNCMIDLYSENEMVEEAEEIFDNLKSRGQANEFSYSKMLYLYKKIGQFSKGCRIAQEMQNLGLLNDTLSFNNVIGFYASDGRMKEVVKAFQHMLASHVPPNDATFKSLGVILLKHGVSRDAINHLELVRKKDVHIGSLEWIKTLCSIIRLDYTVLKLDDKTKSHFEADCSVSGFRSELGGCVKGSLHLKQCLYG